A window of Paremcibacter congregatus contains these coding sequences:
- a CDS encoding efflux RND transporter periplasmic adaptor subunit: MVKKWLKTRAVLPVALAASFVVVSYALITTAPESKRKPAEYIAPMVEIMDLTTGSYDVTVQAQGLVGPAQQEVILRPQVGGKVIAIHPSFRPGGMIPAGEPIIQIEATDYELALREAEAKLARAMASVALEKGQQQIAKEEFNLLEGDFSFDETSKALALRKPQLRQFEAEQAIAQNAYDRAALALARTKLRLPYNALVLETSSAIGEVLLSGTVTGKLARADKFWVELRVQQKHMGRLHSKTSKKVGASVTIKSNGHEYQGEIVGLRANLVSTTRMGGAIVEVLNPLYSANRTGKPSLLIGSHVEATLDAGAVNGAFEIPRRALLDNDRLYVVDVEDKLQVRAATVLWEMPDSIIILPNLENNDRMIVSRVAGVAPGTKVNTRYRNDRFMRGPRM, from the coding sequence ATGGTAAAAAAATGGCTAAAAACACGGGCTGTCTTGCCGGTAGCGTTGGCGGCTAGTTTCGTTGTTGTTTCTTACGCGCTCATTACGACTGCGCCAGAAAGTAAGCGTAAGCCGGCAGAATATATCGCACCTATGGTTGAGATTATGGACCTGACAACAGGTTCTTATGACGTGACCGTACAAGCGCAGGGTCTTGTGGGGCCTGCACAACAGGAAGTGATACTTCGACCGCAAGTAGGTGGCAAAGTTATCGCTATCCATCCAAGTTTTAGGCCGGGCGGCATGATCCCTGCCGGTGAACCTATCATTCAGATTGAGGCGACTGACTATGAACTTGCACTGAGGGAAGCCGAGGCAAAGCTTGCTAGAGCTATGGCATCAGTAGCACTTGAAAAAGGGCAGCAGCAGATTGCGAAAGAGGAGTTTAATCTGCTTGAGGGAGATTTTTCCTTTGATGAAACGTCAAAGGCCCTTGCGCTCAGGAAACCGCAGTTAAGGCAATTTGAGGCAGAGCAAGCGATTGCGCAAAATGCCTATGACCGGGCGGCGCTTGCGCTGGCTCGCACAAAGCTAAGGTTACCGTATAACGCGCTAGTTCTTGAAACCTCTTCTGCAATAGGTGAGGTTCTCCTGTCAGGTACTGTGACTGGCAAGCTTGCACGGGCGGATAAGTTTTGGGTGGAACTACGGGTACAGCAAAAGCACATGGGGCGACTACACAGCAAAACAAGCAAAAAAGTTGGCGCGTCTGTCACAATCAAATCAAATGGCCATGAATATCAGGGCGAAATTGTGGGTCTCAGGGCTAATTTGGTTTCAACAACACGTATGGGAGGGGCCATAGTTGAGGTGTTAAATCCACTTTATTCTGCTAATAGAACAGGAAAACCCTCCTTATTGATTGGCAGCCACGTAGAAGCGACCCTAGATGCTGGTGCGGTTAATGGTGCTTTTGAAATTCCGAGAAGAGCGCTTCTTGATAATGACAGGCTCTATGTTGTGGATGTCGAGGACAAGCTGCAAGTGCGGGCCGCAACGGTCCTTTGGGAAATGCCTGATAGTATTATCATTTTACCAAATCTTGAGAATAATGATCGAATGATTGTGAGCCGGGTTGCAGGTGTGGCACCGGGTACCAAAGTGAATACCCGTTACCGAAATGACCGGTTTATGCGCGGACCACGCATGTAG
- a CDS encoding TolC family protein codes for MIKRQVKIGPIIFISIFVLTGCAGSVGENKPWVMPSRISEGNEVYPVQHVDGYIEDGLTALTVTSEIGQLTKIALKNNTAIKVAEARYSEAIANMKSIDAGIMPKVDIGVKTTRTRAGNENSGVAASTSQSSSGSVDLRIPIDLFGKIKVRRRAAAYEVEQTREELENTRIEVMRDVVVAVVDAAEQSQLQSLNKAQLETSRTSYKLTAYRYTKGQANIVDVLQQRDLVASLEQETPRLVAERQGALDRLSLLMGALPGNVATNGFQKLPVLPEIEVVVTPIGLLGSRPNMRALKAGVDAADSQLSSAIKDRLPSFEFSSSAIATLKSGDISSIISSTLSAAFTFFDGGVKRAAIKARRASRERAGTIYIEAWLNAVVEVNGLLAEEKRRITEYALAKARLENARNLHAAAERRYRFGASDYLLVLTAMRTIQQQERSLLTLQSSLLRAQIKLHTAMGGQIIAESS; via the coding sequence GTGATTAAACGACAGGTAAAAATAGGGCCTATTATTTTTATTTCCATATTTGTTCTCACGGGCTGTGCGGGCAGTGTTGGGGAGAACAAACCTTGGGTAATGCCATCCAGAATTTCTGAGGGGAATGAGGTTTATCCCGTCCAGCATGTAGATGGATATATCGAAGATGGGCTAACCGCGCTTACGGTCACATCAGAAATCGGTCAGTTAACCAAAATTGCACTTAAAAATAATACGGCAATTAAAGTGGCCGAAGCACGGTACAGCGAGGCAATAGCTAATATGAAGAGTATTGACGCCGGGATTATGCCCAAAGTGGATATTGGTGTTAAAACGACAAGAACGCGTGCGGGAAATGAAAACAGTGGTGTCGCGGCCAGCACCAGTCAGTCTTCAAGTGGTTCGGTTGATCTACGTATTCCGATTGATCTGTTTGGCAAAATAAAAGTCCGTAGGCGTGCCGCAGCCTACGAGGTAGAACAGACCAGAGAGGAACTGGAAAATACCCGCATAGAGGTCATGCGGGATGTGGTTGTTGCTGTAGTTGATGCCGCAGAGCAGAGCCAGTTACAGTCTCTTAATAAAGCACAGCTTGAAACAAGCAGGACATCATATAAGCTTACGGCCTATAGGTATACCAAAGGCCAAGCAAACATCGTGGACGTGTTGCAGCAGCGCGACCTTGTTGCATCGTTGGAACAGGAAACCCCTCGTCTCGTCGCGGAAAGACAAGGTGCCCTTGATCGTCTTTCGCTGCTTATGGGTGCCTTGCCTGGAAATGTTGCGACAAATGGATTTCAAAAACTGCCAGTTCTTCCTGAAATAGAAGTGGTGGTAACGCCGATAGGGCTACTGGGGAGCCGCCCGAATATGAGAGCGTTAAAAGCAGGCGTTGATGCTGCGGATAGTCAACTATCCAGTGCTATTAAGGATCGCTTGCCCTCCTTTGAATTTTCCAGTTCAGCGATTGCCACGCTTAAGTCTGGTGATATTTCCTCTATTATTTCCAGCACACTTTCTGCTGCTTTTACTTTCTTTGATGGCGGTGTTAAGCGTGCCGCTATCAAAGCGCGGCGCGCGTCGCGGGAACGCGCGGGAACGATCTACATCGAGGCATGGCTTAACGCTGTGGTCGAAGTGAATGGATTACTCGCTGAAGAAAAACGTCGGATAACAGAATATGCGTTAGCGAAAGCAAGGCTGGAAAATGCTCGTAACTTACACGCTGCTGCAGAACGCCGCTATCGGTTCGGTGCCAGTGATTACCTCCTGGTATTGACCGCAATGCGCACCATTCAACAACAAGAGCGGTCTTTGCTGACTTTGCAATCCAGCTTGTTGCGCGCTCAGATTAAACTTCATACCGCCATGGGCGGACAGATTATTGCAGAAAGCTCATAG
- a CDS encoding response regulator, whose protein sequence is MTNNQAHILVIDDEKDIRDPLAKYLSKHGFRTTVAADGKEMDQVLATSSVDLVVLDIMMPGEDGLSICQRLQETLQIPVILLTALTEDTDQIVGLELGADDYVNKPFNPRELLARIKSVLRRSQMLPRRTRQSKGLVKFDRWRFDFSCREILGPDDVAIRLSSGEHLLLISLLEHAGITLSRDQLLDLTKGREAQLFDRSIDNQISRLRRKLETDPRNPLIILTQWGGGYVFAAELEWVS, encoded by the coding sequence ATGACAAACAACCAAGCCCATATACTTGTTATTGATGATGAAAAAGACATCAGAGACCCACTTGCCAAATATTTGAGCAAGCATGGTTTTCGGACAACTGTTGCGGCAGACGGCAAAGAAATGGATCAGGTGCTGGCGACATCAAGTGTCGATCTTGTCGTTCTGGATATTATGATGCCTGGCGAAGATGGGCTTAGTATTTGCCAGCGGTTGCAAGAAACATTACAAATACCGGTTATTCTTTTAACGGCCCTGACTGAAGATACCGACCAAATTGTCGGGCTAGAGCTTGGTGCTGATGACTATGTAAACAAACCTTTTAATCCGCGGGAGCTGCTCGCACGGATTAAATCCGTTTTGCGCCGCAGCCAGATGCTACCTCGAAGAACGCGGCAATCAAAAGGATTAGTCAAATTTGACAGGTGGCGTTTTGATTTCTCATGCAGGGAAATATTGGGGCCGGACGATGTCGCCATTCGGTTAAGTTCCGGCGAGCACCTGCTGTTGATCTCCCTCCTTGAGCACGCGGGCATCACTCTCAGCCGAGATCAACTGCTAGACCTGACAAAAGGCCGGGAAGCTCAGCTTTTTGACCGGAGCATTGATAATCAAATCAGCCGTTTACGGCGCAAGCTAGAAACAGACCCCAGGAACCCACTGATCATTCTGACCCAGTGGGGTGGCGGTTATGTGTTTGCAGCCGAACTGGAGTGGGTATCATGA
- a CDS encoding HAMP domain-containing sensor histidine kinase has protein sequence MKLFSRLIPKSMTGQMIAILTLALTLLLATFTILEFLKNDTAIETAQKSDTLDRLKRIKPILENIEAEQLENFFTFTSSCHEGYTLTDKPFDFHGTTEETNQLEMRIAQELPLDESLILVGQARLTQDNFSYKLCSPSEIDLPMDGIVISIKLRSGKWFNTEVHPHEWHVQYIIDWIMWSGSAFFIIGGTAIFFMRRLSKPLNNLTNATQSFGRGLNVSEVEESGPPDVKRAIESFNAMQKQVADEITKRTNTLAAISHDVRTPLTALRIKAELIDDLDIREDLISSINKMEKITTSALEFLRGESRTEPMRNVDLSALVESECLDFSELGQKATFIGKQNIHYTCRPDALARAIRNLIENALKYAGSARVDLQLGTDFVSISISDDGPGIPHDKIICALEPFERLSKARESNQGGFGLGLTVAKAISEGHDGELILTANKPTGLIATIQLPKVGQF, from the coding sequence ATGAAGTTATTCTCTCGCCTTATACCTAAAAGCATGACTGGACAGATGATCGCCATTCTTACTCTAGCACTTACATTATTGCTCGCGACCTTTACAATTCTTGAGTTCTTAAAGAACGACACTGCAATAGAAACGGCACAAAAATCGGATACCTTAGACAGGCTCAAGAGAATCAAACCTATACTTGAAAATATAGAAGCGGAGCAGCTTGAAAATTTTTTTACTTTCACATCATCCTGTCATGAAGGTTATACACTGACTGATAAACCATTTGACTTTCACGGTACTACTGAAGAAACCAATCAGCTCGAGATGCGGATCGCTCAGGAACTGCCTCTTGATGAAAGTCTGATATTGGTCGGCCAAGCTCGTCTCACTCAAGACAATTTTTCCTATAAACTATGTAGCCCGTCTGAAATCGACCTGCCAATGGATGGTATCGTTATTAGTATAAAACTCCGTTCGGGCAAATGGTTTAACACTGAGGTTCACCCACATGAGTGGCATGTACAGTATATAATCGACTGGATTATGTGGTCCGGCAGTGCCTTTTTTATCATCGGAGGTACCGCAATTTTCTTTATGCGTCGCTTAAGTAAACCGCTCAACAATTTGACCAACGCAACACAAAGCTTTGGTCGAGGCCTGAATGTTTCTGAAGTAGAAGAAAGCGGACCTCCGGACGTAAAACGGGCGATAGAATCCTTCAACGCAATGCAAAAACAGGTAGCGGATGAAATTACAAAACGCACGAACACACTCGCGGCCATAAGCCATGATGTACGTACCCCGCTCACGGCGCTCCGTATTAAAGCTGAGTTGATTGATGATTTAGACATCCGGGAAGACTTGATTTCAAGCATTAATAAGATGGAAAAAATCACCACCTCCGCGTTAGAATTCCTCAGAGGGGAAAGTCGCACTGAACCCATGCGGAATGTGGACCTAAGCGCATTAGTGGAAAGCGAATGCCTCGATTTTTCAGAATTAGGCCAGAAGGCCACCTTCATTGGCAAACAAAATATCCACTATACATGCCGCCCAGACGCCCTTGCCCGAGCCATACGTAACCTGATAGAAAATGCCCTCAAGTATGCGGGTAGTGCTCGTGTTGACCTGCAGCTCGGGACTGACTTTGTGAGCATATCCATTTCAGATGATGGCCCGGGTATCCCCCACGATAAGATTATATGTGCTCTTGAACCTTTTGAACGCCTTTCAAAAGCGCGGGAAAGTAATCAAGGTGGGTTTGGCCTAGGCCTCACTGTTGCCAAAGCAATTTCTGAGGGTCATGACGGCGAACTTATTTTAACAGCAAACAAACCAACAGGGTTGATTGCAACTATCCAACTACCAAAGGTGGGGCAATTTTAA
- a CDS encoding ATP-binding protein has product MLIDTTKQEGSGIGLSLSRQIMLAHHGSISCHNNDMGGASFRLIFKS; this is encoded by the coding sequence ATGCTTATTGACACTACAAAACAGGAAGGGTCCGGTATTGGCCTAAGTCTATCCCGGCAAATTATGCTCGCTCATCACGGTAGCATTAGTTGCCACAATAACGATATGGGCGGCGCCTCATTTCGACTAATTTTTAAAAGCTAA
- a CDS encoding nuclear transport factor 2 family protein: protein MKVFRIIIIIVFGLSLVSCGQKNTELDDISVVVQKYLDGTSQGKPQLVEEAFLPSLEIQWLGSSGELLRRKGPDYISRIEEGKVVPRYGRIIKIDSTDRSAMVKVEIEWNDRLYTDYMLILKVEGKWRIANKIATWVELE, encoded by the coding sequence ATGAAAGTATTTAGAATTATTATCATCATAGTATTTGGACTTAGCCTAGTATCTTGCGGGCAAAAAAATACAGAATTAGATGATATAAGCGTTGTTGTTCAAAAATATCTTGATGGGACGTCTCAAGGTAAGCCACAGCTTGTAGAGGAGGCATTTCTACCAAGTTTGGAAATTCAATGGCTGGGAAGTAGTGGGGAGTTATTGCGCCGTAAAGGACCAGATTACATCTCTCGAATTGAAGAAGGAAAGGTCGTCCCCCGTTATGGACGGATTATAAAAATTGATTCTACAGACCGTTCCGCAATGGTAAAAGTAGAAATAGAATGGAATGATCGTCTTTATACAGACTATATGCTTATCCTAAAGGTTGAAGGTAAATGGCGTATCGCTAATAAAATTGCAACGTGGGTTGAGCTGGAATAG